In Colletotrichum higginsianum IMI 349063 chromosome 1, whole genome shotgun sequence, one genomic interval encodes:
- a CDS encoding beta-lactamase has translation MAQAHGTCDPKFQGVRDRFQQLLESGQELGASLTVTIDGEEAVNLWGGYADAARTRPWNDDTIVNVWSTTKTIAALAVLLLIDDGQLGPDDKVSECWPEFAANGKDNIRVRHLLSHTAGLAAFEDPITFPDLCDFDAAVARLEKQAPQWEPGTASGYHCWTYGFPIGELVRRRTGLGLRDFVSQRIAAPLDADFQIGAREEDWPRVAELVPPPLPPSDFIPPVPDPDSLLAKILRPTPDAGFANTAPWRRADIGAANGHSNSRAIAKIWSRALTLADEGRRLLSPRTVDLVFTEQSYGTDLFFGAPARFGTGLGLRGNGDALVDAWLPEGRLCFWGGWGGSMVINDVDRHLTIAYAMNKMDAGSAGNDAVRSYVAEVYKALGVPIPGAGGKL, from the coding sequence ATGGCACAGGCACACGGTACGTGCGACCCCAAGTTCCAGGGGGTCCGCGACAGGTTCCAACAACTCCTCGAATCCGGCCAAGAGCTCGGGGCGTCCCTCACCGTCaccatcgacggcgaggaggccgtcaacCTGTGGGGCGGGTACGCGGACGCCGCCCGCACGCGGCCCTGGAACGACGACACCATCGTCAACGTCTGGTCCACGACAAagaccatcgccgccctcgccgtcctcctcctcatcgacgacggccagctGGGCCCGGACGATAAAGTGTCCGAGTGCTGGCCCGAGTTCGCGGCCAACGGCAAGGACAACATCCGGGTCCGCCACCTGCTGTCGCACACCGCGGggctcgccgccttcgaggACCCCATCACCTTCCCGGACCTGTGCgacttcgacgccgccgtcgcccggcTCGAGAAGCAGGCGCCCCAGTGGGAGCCCGGCACGGCCTCCGGCTACCACTGCTGGACCTACGGCTTCCCCATCGGCGAGCTCGTGCGCCGGCGGACGGGGCTGGGCCTCCGGGACTTCGTCTCCCAGCGCATCGCGGCGCcgctcgacgccgacttcCAGATCGGCGCCCGCGAGGAGGACTGGCcccgcgtcgccgagctggtgccccctcccctgcccCCTTCCGACTTCATCCCGCCCGTGCCCGACCCGGACTCCCTGCTCGCCAAGATCCTGCGGCCCACCCCGGACGCCGGCTTCGCCAACACGGCGCCCTGGAGGCGGGCCgacatcggcgccgccaacggccacTCCAACAgccgcgccatcgccaagatcTGGTCGAGGGCcctcaccctcgccgacgagggccggCGCCTCCTGTCGCCGCGGAcggtcgacctcgtcttcACGGAGCAGTCCTACGGCACCGACCTCTTCTTCGGGGCCCCCGCCCGCTTCGGCAcgggcctcggcctccgcggcaacggcgacgccctcgtcgacgcctgGCTGCCCGAGGGCCGCCTCTGCTTCTGGGGCGGCTGGGGCGGCTCCATGGtcatcaacgacgtcgaccgcCACCTCACCATCGCCTACGCCATGAACAAGATGGACGCCGGCTCCGCCGGGAACGACGCCGTGAGGTCGtacgtcgccgaggtctACAAGGCGTTGGGGGTGCCCAttcccggcgccggcgggaaGCTGTGA